Proteins from one Bifidobacterium sp. ESL0732 genomic window:
- the rplK gene encoding 50S ribosomal protein L11 codes for MAKKKVTALIKLQIEAGKANPAPPLGPALGSHGVNIMDFCKSYNEATKDKMGQVIPVEITVYEDRSFDYILKTPPAAALLLKAAGIKKGTDNPLTHKVGSVTSAQVREIAETKMADLSARDVEAGMKIIAGTARSMGITVEG; via the coding sequence ATGGCTAAGAAAAAGGTCACTGCGCTGATCAAGCTGCAGATCGAGGCCGGCAAGGCCAATCCTGCCCCGCCGCTCGGTCCTGCCCTCGGTTCGCACGGCGTCAACATCATGGACTTCTGCAAGTCCTACAACGAAGCGACGAAAGACAAGATGGGACAGGTCATCCCTGTCGAAATCACTGTCTATGAAGATCGCTCGTTCGATTACATCCTTAAGACCCCGCCGGCCGCAGCGCTTCTGCTCAAGGCCGCAGGTATCAAGAAGGGCACCGACAACCCGCTGACTCACAAGGTCGGTTCCGTCACCTCGGCTCAGGTCCGTGAGATCGCCGAGACCAAGATGGCCGATCTGTCCGCTCGCGACGTCGAGGCCGGAATGAAGATCATCGCGGGCACCGCCCGTTCGATGGGCATCACGGTCGAAGGCTGA
- a CDS encoding transketolase C-terminal domain-containing protein, protein MTSMRQAWGETLVELGRDNDKLTVVDADLAPSTKATLFESAYPQRFIQAGIAEQNAVGMAAGLASLGFIPWLSSFGVFFTQRSLDQIRMLVSQTHMNVKFGGAYSGLLNGSSGKTHEDVEDIAIMRAMPNMTVLSPADAEETKAAVRWATGYDMPVYLRLSRDDAGDLPEAGNDDGFAIGQPKVLRKASDMASSKTSINSDSTSTYGSVVLISTGAQSIRTLESADLLASAGLQTTVIHLPSIKPLDETAILEAIGDARYVFTVEEHSIYGGIGGLVSEIVAGRPRSAQPGVHGSATADAMAPQVVRIGLNDEWTQCGPNDFLLDRYGLSAQRVAQKVEETVGIA, encoded by the coding sequence ATGACTTCTATGAGACAGGCCTGGGGTGAGACTCTGGTCGAACTGGGGCGAGACAACGACAAGCTGACGGTGGTCGACGCCGACCTCGCGCCATCGACCAAGGCGACACTGTTCGAATCAGCCTATCCGCAACGCTTTATACAAGCCGGCATAGCCGAGCAAAATGCCGTGGGGATGGCAGCTGGTCTGGCAAGTCTGGGATTCATTCCTTGGCTTTCCTCATTCGGCGTGTTCTTCACCCAGCGTTCGCTCGATCAAATCCGTATGCTGGTTTCCCAGACCCATATGAACGTAAAATTCGGCGGAGCCTATTCCGGGCTGCTCAATGGATCGTCGGGAAAGACGCACGAAGACGTGGAAGATATCGCGATTATGCGGGCAATGCCGAATATGACCGTGCTCAGCCCCGCCGATGCGGAGGAAACGAAGGCAGCCGTGCGGTGGGCCACCGGCTATGACATGCCGGTCTATCTGCGTCTTTCACGCGACGATGCCGGGGATTTGCCCGAAGCCGGCAATGACGATGGTTTCGCCATTGGACAGCCAAAGGTGCTGCGTAAAGCCTCCGATATGGCCAGTTCAAAGACAAGCATAAACAGCGATTCAACATCCACTTACGGCTCTGTAGTCCTGATCTCGACGGGTGCGCAAAGTATTCGTACGCTGGAAAGCGCAGATCTGCTCGCGTCCGCTGGATTGCAGACCACCGTCATCCATCTGCCTTCAATCAAGCCTCTGGACGAAACCGCGATTCTGGAAGCCATCGGCGACGCACGCTACGTTTTCACTGTCGAGGAACATTCCATCTATGGTGGAATCGGCGGACTCGTCAGCGAAATCGTCGCCGGCCGGCCGCGGAGCGCACAGCCCGGCGTGCACGGTTCGGCAACGGCAGACGCCATGGCCCCTCAGGTAGTCCGCATCGGTCTCAATGACGAATGGACGCAATGCGGGCCCAACGATTTCCTGCTGGACCGCTATGGACTTTCCGCACAACGCGTGGCACAGAAGGTGGAAGAGACTGTGGGCATTGCGTAG
- the rplA gene encoding 50S ribosomal protein L1, with product MANKHSKKYRESAEKVDGSNLYTASEAIALLKSMPERGFDETIEATYRLGVDPRKADQLVRGVVNLPNGTGKTATVLVFARGPKATEAAEAGADMVGDDDMVAKVQGGFLDFDAVVATPDMMGKVGRLGRVLGPRGLMPNPKTGTVTMDVAKAVKDIKGGKIEFRVDKNGNLSFIIGKKSFDQKALEENFQAVAAEIKRLRPSTVKGRYISKATLTSTMGPGVPLDLAPLV from the coding sequence ATGGCTAACAAGCATTCCAAGAAATATCGTGAATCGGCCGAGAAGGTCGACGGCAGCAATCTGTACACCGCTTCCGAAGCTATCGCTCTGCTGAAGAGCATGCCCGAGCGCGGTTTCGATGAGACCATCGAAGCCACCTACCGCCTGGGTGTCGACCCGCGCAAGGCGGACCAGCTGGTCCGTGGCGTGGTCAACCTGCCCAACGGCACCGGCAAGACCGCTACGGTCCTCGTGTTCGCACGTGGTCCAAAGGCCACCGAGGCTGCCGAAGCCGGAGCCGACATGGTCGGTGACGACGACATGGTCGCCAAGGTGCAGGGCGGCTTCCTCGACTTCGATGCCGTGGTCGCCACTCCCGACATGATGGGCAAGGTCGGCCGTTTGGGCCGTGTGCTCGGCCCCCGTGGCCTCATGCCGAACCCGAAGACCGGCACCGTGACCATGGATGTGGCCAAGGCTGTCAAGGATATCAAGGGCGGCAAGATCGAGTTCCGCGTCGACAAGAACGGCAACCTGTCGTTCATCATCGGCAAGAAGTCGTTCGATCAGAAGGCTCTGGAAGAGAACTTCCAGGCCGTGGCCGCGGAGATCAAGCGTCTGCGTCCTTCCACCGTGAAGGGCCGCTACATCTCCAAGGCGACGCTCACCTCGACGATGGGCCCCGGCGTTCCGCTGGACCTCGCCCCGCTCGTCTGA
- the iolB gene encoding 5-deoxy-glucuronate isomerase, giving the protein MAQWIYPNGSAGQGDWEVSLGGSDSPEVKGWQYTGIRVASTVAGQVLRLPAADEERIVVPLCGAFDVRSPRGSYHLRGRKDVFSAATDTVYIGAGSEIEIFSPNVGRVAVASAPATKAFPDRLVKAQDDDIALRGNGPISREARNFGMRQNIEAERIQVCEVITPSGSWSSYPVHKHDVETPGETKLEEIYYFDMQPLPGAPKEADPIAYQGASSSDDRPLDIMTEVRPGDTVLIPYGWHGPSIAAPGYDLYYLNVMGGPGERDWRVSVAPSQNWVYEALKDVPRNPRLPFES; this is encoded by the coding sequence ATGGCTCAGTGGATTTACCCGAACGGAAGCGCCGGGCAAGGGGACTGGGAAGTCTCTCTGGGGGGTAGCGATTCCCCCGAAGTAAAAGGCTGGCAATATACGGGCATTCGCGTGGCTTCCACGGTGGCTGGTCAGGTGCTGCGGCTGCCGGCTGCGGATGAGGAACGGATTGTGGTGCCGCTTTGCGGGGCGTTCGATGTGCGCTCGCCGCGCGGAAGCTATCATCTTCGTGGCCGTAAGGATGTCTTCAGTGCCGCCACGGATACCGTGTATATAGGTGCCGGCAGTGAGATCGAGATATTCTCGCCGAATGTCGGTCGTGTCGCTGTGGCCAGCGCTCCAGCGACGAAAGCATTCCCTGACCGGTTGGTGAAGGCGCAGGACGATGATATCGCGCTTCGCGGAAACGGTCCGATTTCCAGGGAAGCCCGCAATTTCGGTATGCGGCAGAACATCGAGGCCGAGCGCATCCAGGTCTGTGAGGTCATCACCCCATCTGGTTCATGGTCAAGCTACCCGGTGCACAAGCATGATGTCGAAACGCCGGGCGAGACGAAACTCGAGGAGATCTATTACTTCGATATGCAGCCTTTGCCTGGAGCTCCAAAAGAAGCCGACCCCATCGCCTATCAAGGCGCGTCGTCCTCGGACGACCGTCCGCTGGACATCATGACTGAAGTTCGTCCGGGCGACACCGTGTTGATTCCTTACGGTTGGCATGGCCCTTCCATTGCCGCTCCTGGCTATGACCTTTATTATCTCAACGTCATGGGTGGCCCAGGCGAACGGGATTGGCGGGTCTCTGTCGCGCCTTCGCAGAATTGGGTATACGAGGCGTTGAAAGATGTGCCGAGGAACCCGCGTCTTCCGTTCGAAAGCTGA
- a CDS encoding IclR family transcriptional regulator yields the protein MAEIENEKEPNGVLFKAGKVVEALADDNGMGPAEIADVCDIPRSSVYRILDGLTDVGLVESNSGVSYSLSLDWLRFADAARNSLTEWSNATDLLHECTGNVGLTSFLTMVSGYETVCVQWAKGPGNDALILRPGGTLPFFGGAAGRVCLAYSSEEIGDAYLRNAPFEGYNENSLVTASALRRDMRETLARGYAISDEDVTIGVGSIGVPIFGSDGKTVVGALSTGGFVDVVLPRGEELAQTLFDYVGRLGEFKA from the coding sequence ATGGCGGAGATTGAAAACGAGAAAGAACCCAATGGTGTCCTGTTCAAAGCAGGCAAGGTCGTCGAGGCTCTGGCGGACGACAATGGCATGGGGCCGGCGGAAATTGCCGACGTCTGCGATATTCCGCGTTCTTCAGTGTATCGCATACTTGATGGTCTTACCGATGTCGGATTGGTCGAGTCCAACTCAGGTGTATCGTATTCGCTTTCTCTGGATTGGCTGCGTTTTGCCGATGCTGCGCGTAATTCGCTGACCGAATGGTCGAACGCCACCGATCTGTTGCATGAATGTACGGGCAATGTCGGTCTGACCTCGTTCCTGACGATGGTCAGCGGATATGAGACGGTTTGTGTGCAGTGGGCCAAGGGGCCTGGCAATGACGCGCTGATTCTGCGCCCCGGTGGCACGTTGCCGTTTTTCGGCGGTGCTGCAGGACGGGTGTGTCTGGCATACAGTTCCGAAGAGATCGGCGATGCGTATCTGCGCAATGCTCCATTCGAAGGTTATAACGAAAACTCATTGGTCACGGCTTCCGCTTTGCGCCGCGATATGAGAGAAACCCTTGCGAGGGGTTACGCCATTTCGGATGAAGACGTGACCATTGGTGTCGGCTCGATCGGCGTGCCGATTTTCGGCTCTGATGGCAAGACGGTGGTAGGGGCGTTGTCGACCGGAGGTTTCGTCGATGTCGTGCTGCCGCGTGGCGAGGAACTCGCACAGACGCTCTTTGACTATGTCGGTCGTCTCGGAGAATTTAAGGCCTAA
- a CDS encoding NAD-dependent succinate-semialdehyde dehydrogenase: MAWKYDVNTILPKNGATLFIDGQWREAANKTTFEVDNPSDGGYLFDVSDGNGEDAKSALDAASAAQEGWAESSPVERRDLLERAYEAVMDNKEKFAELMTREMGKSYKESLGEVNYGAGFLKWFAEEAMREYGRTFHLPDGRKGLVTHDPVGPCYLVTPWNFPLAMGTRKIGPALAAGDTMIVKPAGLTPLTTLALVEVLRQAGVPKGVVNVVTTVHSSEISDVLLADRRLRKISFTGSTPVGVKLMQQAAPNVLRTSMELGGNAPFLVFDDADIDKAVDGVMMAKFRNYGEACTSANRILVQESVADEFVAKLKERVDKMVVGDGMDEKTDIGPLVNAKAADRMEHIVNDAIEHGATLVSGGHRDPHGPCFFEPTVLDNVPRDAEVFVDEIFGPVLPISRFETDEEGMDAANDTVYGLAAYAYTTSLRRSEWVQKHDESGVLAINSGVLSDASVPFGGVKQSGVGREGGAEGIFEYMTTKYTLIIP, from the coding sequence ATGGCTTGGAAATATGATGTAAACACCATTCTTCCTAAGAATGGCGCCACTTTGTTCATCGATGGCCAGTGGCGCGAAGCAGCCAATAAAACTACTTTTGAAGTGGACAATCCATCCGATGGAGGATATCTGTTCGATGTCTCCGACGGCAACGGAGAAGATGCCAAATCGGCTCTTGATGCCGCAAGCGCCGCACAGGAGGGCTGGGCCGAATCCAGTCCTGTCGAGCGGCGTGACCTGTTGGAACGGGCTTATGAAGCAGTGATGGATAATAAGGAAAAGTTCGCCGAACTGATGACCCGTGAAATGGGCAAAAGCTACAAAGAATCGCTCGGCGAAGTCAATTATGGTGCAGGCTTCCTCAAATGGTTCGCCGAGGAGGCGATGCGGGAATACGGTCGCACCTTCCATCTGCCGGATGGCCGCAAAGGCCTGGTCACCCACGATCCCGTTGGGCCTTGCTATCTGGTGACCCCGTGGAACTTCCCTCTGGCGATGGGTACCAGAAAGATCGGTCCTGCGCTTGCTGCCGGTGACACCATGATCGTCAAGCCCGCCGGGCTTACGCCTCTGACCACTTTGGCGCTGGTCGAGGTGTTGCGTCAGGCCGGCGTGCCCAAGGGTGTGGTCAATGTTGTCACGACCGTGCACTCCTCAGAGATTTCGGATGTGCTGCTTGCAGACAGGCGTCTGCGCAAGATCAGCTTCACCGGTTCCACGCCAGTGGGTGTCAAACTCATGCAGCAGGCTGCGCCCAACGTGCTTCGTACTTCCATGGAGCTCGGTGGCAACGCCCCGTTCCTTGTTTTCGACGACGCCGACATCGACAAGGCCGTCGATGGGGTCATGATGGCGAAATTCCGTAATTACGGTGAGGCATGCACCTCGGCCAACCGCATCCTGGTGCAGGAAAGTGTGGCCGATGAATTCGTGGCCAAGCTCAAGGAGCGTGTGGATAAGATGGTGGTCGGCGACGGCATGGACGAAAAGACGGACATCGGCCCGCTGGTCAATGCCAAGGCTGCTGATCGCATGGAACATATCGTCAACGATGCCATTGAACATGGCGCGACGCTGGTGAGTGGCGGTCATCGTGACCCGCATGGGCCTTGCTTCTTCGAACCCACGGTTCTCGACAACGTCCCGCGTGACGCGGAGGTCTTCGTTGACGAGATCTTCGGCCCGGTTCTGCCGATCAGTCGTTTCGAGACCGATGAGGAGGGTATGGATGCCGCCAACGACACGGTCTATGGTCTTGCCGCCTATGCCTACACCACTTCGTTGCGCCGCAGCGAATGGGTGCAGAAGCATGACGAATCCGGTGTGCTGGCCATTAATTCGGGAGTGCTTTCGGATGCGAGCGTGCCCTTCGGCGGCGTCAAACAGTCGGGCGTAGGCCGTGAGGGTGGTGCCGAGGGCATCTTCGAATACATGACCACGAAGTATACGTTGATAATCCCGTAA
- a CDS encoding transketolase, with translation MNTHNTTNKKSTTQSPSEPVDIETLKALSRKGRWLVMSTVAASKAGHIGGPLSAMDMFVALYFRQLNIDPEHPDDPHRDRFILSKGHNAIGLYSVLAMRGYFPIEELKTFDHGDSRLQGHPDMLKTPGIDISSGSLGQGLSVGIGMALGAKKLGKSFHTWVMLGDGECQEGMVWEAILSAPRFKLDNLTAIIDLNGLELYGWEAGPNDRFDRGEPLGHVDLPSVFHGFGWNVIEIDGNDFTSILGGFDKAMANRGSGKPSIILAKTTKGAGVSFTSGTYKWHNGVATPEQLAIARDELKQGEEDKSAISTREGEQS, from the coding sequence ATGAATACCCACAACACAACAAACAAAAAATCGACAACGCAATCTCCGAGTGAACCTGTCGACATCGAAACCCTCAAAGCGCTATCGCGCAAAGGCAGATGGCTGGTGATGAGCACCGTCGCGGCCTCGAAAGCCGGGCACATCGGCGGACCGCTTTCGGCGATGGACATGTTCGTCGCCCTCTATTTCCGCCAGTTGAACATCGACCCCGAACACCCTGACGATCCGCATCGTGACAGGTTCATCCTCTCCAAGGGGCACAACGCCATCGGACTTTATTCCGTGCTGGCCATGCGCGGATATTTCCCGATCGAGGAGCTCAAGACCTTCGACCATGGTGATTCCAGACTCCAAGGGCACCCGGACATGCTCAAAACCCCTGGTATCGATATATCCAGCGGATCTCTCGGACAGGGGCTTTCGGTAGGAATCGGTATGGCGCTCGGAGCCAAAAAACTTGGCAAGAGTTTCCACACCTGGGTCATGCTCGGTGACGGAGAATGCCAGGAGGGAATGGTCTGGGAAGCGATACTGAGCGCTCCGCGCTTCAAGCTTGACAATCTCACCGCCATCATCGATTTAAACGGCCTCGAACTTTATGGATGGGAAGCCGGGCCTAATGATCGCTTCGACCGAGGGGAACCGCTTGGGCATGTCGACCTGCCCAGCGTGTTCCACGGCTTCGGTTGGAATGTCATCGAAATCGACGGTAACGATTTTACGAGCATCCTCGGCGGTTTCGACAAGGCCATGGCGAACCGCGGAAGCGGGAAACCTTCGATCATCCTCGCCAAAACCACCAAAGGCGCCGGCGTGAGTTTCACTTCGGGAACCTATAAGTGGCACAACGGAGTCGCCACGCCCGAACAACTGGCCATAGCACGGGATGAACTCAAGCAGGGTGAAGAAGACAAATCCGCAATATCGACGCGAGAAGGAGAACAATCATGA
- a CDS encoding helix-turn-helix domain-containing protein, translating into MTEDSTAVSSKGVGTLVKVKAVLDALRDFGPCNIKTISESVGEPASSTYRLLNNLIKLGWVDKGAKRGEYRLGIGVIRIGGQIESRLDIQNIAHRCFKSEPQSNGTWSLFVRQGLRSVCVQMGFTGVSLLRSPAVGYSLPIGLGAPCDAMLAFMDETRFETLIEHYRYEADAGGLLATFRERSVAMAAEVRARGYSYDVDVTVPGVLTIGAPVFDHNGELRASVCFSGLRRDEEKHIGTKDGPTDAIEALLRVASRISQGLGYTPHEGQE; encoded by the coding sequence ATGACCGAGGATTCAACGGCCGTTTCAAGCAAAGGTGTGGGGACGCTGGTAAAGGTCAAAGCCGTTCTCGACGCTTTGCGTGATTTCGGTCCGTGCAACATCAAAACCATCAGTGAGTCTGTCGGCGAACCTGCCAGCTCAACGTATCGTTTGCTCAACAACCTCATCAAGCTTGGTTGGGTCGACAAGGGGGCCAAGCGTGGCGAGTACCGTCTTGGCATTGGCGTGATTCGCATCGGTGGTCAGATCGAAAGCCGTCTCGATATCCAGAACATCGCACACCGTTGCTTCAAGAGTGAACCTCAAAGCAACGGAACGTGGAGCCTGTTCGTCCGCCAAGGGCTGCGGTCGGTATGCGTGCAGATGGGGTTCACAGGAGTGAGCCTTCTGCGTTCGCCTGCCGTCGGGTATTCTTTGCCGATAGGCCTGGGCGCGCCTTGTGATGCCATGCTGGCGTTTATGGACGAGACGCGTTTCGAAACCCTTATCGAGCATTATCGCTATGAAGCCGATGCCGGCGGATTGCTTGCCACCTTCCGGGAGCGCTCTGTGGCGATGGCTGCCGAGGTTCGCGCACGTGGATATTCCTATGATGTCGATGTGACCGTTCCGGGTGTGTTGACCATCGGAGCCCCGGTATTCGATCATAATGGAGAATTGCGGGCATCGGTGTGTTTCAGCGGTTTGCGCCGTGATGAGGAAAAGCATATAGGTACCAAAGACGGGCCGACAGATGCCATCGAGGCGCTTTTGCGCGTCGCGTCGCGTATCTCGCAAGGATTGGGATACACACCCCATGAAGGTCAGGAGTGA
- a CDS encoding MFS transporter → MTSLTKSTSRKASAVAIMATFAVGVASILLGSVSEELKAGLGINNGKLGTLVTAFYLAGLVAVMLAGPLVDRFGYKPVFITGFAADTLGLILLAVANSYGLALVACAFLGIGMMCLNTSGNTLLPVVLFEGKEPARASNFGNGFFGLGYVLTPLLFPLVHMFGGNYRASVLVLAVVFACFLVISAVSKFPAASSGFSLKKALKVITQGPVIIAAAALFCYEALESSMSTWIKPYMTQAFKNAGNANAVSNAALVLSLFGVAMMIGRFASSAIKGLTAIGSKVIAGAALIAAIAIGVMVVNSTVGVAATMVFIAGLVFAPIYPTILGVTDAKFDPSYYGSIFAADFFFGMIGSLTIPGIIGKMSATGNQAVQSSLGIVAVIALILCVVGVVMGIVNKRYHSSEKKDSEEA, encoded by the coding sequence ATGACATCCCTGACAAAATCCACATCGAGAAAGGCCTCGGCCGTCGCCATCATGGCGACATTCGCGGTAGGCGTGGCCTCAATTCTTTTGGGATCGGTATCGGAGGAGCTCAAGGCCGGGCTCGGCATCAACAACGGAAAGCTGGGAACGCTGGTGACGGCCTTCTATCTCGCGGGATTGGTGGCAGTGATGCTGGCCGGCCCGTTGGTCGATAGATTCGGATATAAGCCGGTATTTATAACCGGGTTCGCCGCAGATACGCTGGGTCTCATTCTTCTTGCCGTTGCGAACTCCTACGGCCTGGCGCTTGTGGCATGCGCGTTCCTGGGCATCGGGATGATGTGCCTGAACACTTCAGGCAATACACTGTTGCCGGTGGTGCTTTTCGAAGGCAAAGAACCGGCCCGTGCGAGCAACTTCGGCAACGGCTTCTTCGGCCTGGGTTACGTGCTCACCCCGCTGCTCTTCCCGCTGGTGCACATGTTCGGCGGCAACTACCGCGCCTCGGTGCTCGTGCTGGCCGTGGTCTTCGCCTGCTTCCTCGTTATTTCCGCGGTCTCGAAGTTCCCCGCCGCCTCCTCCGGATTCTCGCTGAAGAAGGCGCTCAAGGTCATTACGCAAGGACCTGTCATCATCGCGGCTGCGGCGTTGTTCTGCTATGAGGCTTTGGAGTCCAGCATGTCCACCTGGATCAAGCCGTACATGACACAGGCATTCAAGAACGCCGGCAATGCCAACGCCGTGTCCAACGCAGCTCTGGTACTCAGCCTGTTCGGCGTGGCCATGATGATTGGCCGATTCGCCAGCTCTGCCATCAAGGGCCTGACGGCCATCGGCTCCAAAGTCATCGCGGGAGCGGCGCTTATCGCGGCCATTGCCATTGGCGTGATGGTGGTCAACAGCACCGTCGGAGTGGCCGCGACCATGGTCTTCATCGCGGGCCTGGTCTTCGCACCGATCTATCCGACCATCCTCGGCGTCACGGACGCGAAATTCGACCCCAGCTACTATGGTTCGATTTTCGCCGCGGACTTCTTCTTCGGCATGATCGGCTCCCTGACCATCCCGGGAATCATTGGCAAGATGAGCGCCACCGGCAACCAGGCGGTACAGAGCAGCCTGGGTATCGTGGCCGTAATCGCTCTGATCCTGTGCGTCGTGGGCGTGGTGATGGGCATCGTCAACAAGCGCTATCATTCCTCCGAGAAGAAGGATTCTGAAGAGGCGTAA
- the iolD gene encoding 3D-(3,5/4)-trihydroxycyclohexane-1,2-dione acylhydrolase (decyclizing), translating into MAKTIRLTVGQAIARFMEAQKVERDGKTQPFFGGVLGILGHGNVGGLGQALLEEKERIPFIQGRNEQGMAHIAVGYARMKNRLGCMAVTTSIGPGAANLVTAAGTATVNHLPLLLLPSDSFATRRSGSVLQQIENVQSYDITTNDTLRPISRYWDRINRPEQLPIALMTAMATLIDPARTGAVTLALPQDVQGEAYDYPTSFFRERVWRIPRTRADEDSLKEAAEIIRNSKRPLIIAGGGTVYSDACKELTTFIEHTGIPVSSTQAAKGAVAYEHELNVGPMGSIGLRFANGLAHDADVIIGIGTRYTDFTSASNTMFQNPDVKFVNLNVAAFDVYKEAATPVLGDARESITALDKALEGWRVPEDYYREVVKTANETRAEIDHQIQHVDGVEALGQKEVIGIVNEFAGPQDVVVNAAGSMPGDLHKLWKPGSPLGYSVEYGYSCMGYEIPASLGMKIADPSREIFTFIGDGSFLMYHQDVLTAIQEHKKIILIVVDNNGFGSIDSLSHQIGSQGFETKFCVKGADGLEDHNKPLQIDFAKILEGYGVTAYTAKNADELREDLKKAVDSDEITAVCVKVDEVMRDNSADAWWDVETPEVAHLESSQKANEQYLETRDTKQKLYL; encoded by the coding sequence ATGGCAAAGACAATCAGACTCACCGTAGGCCAAGCAATCGCAAGGTTTATGGAGGCACAGAAAGTCGAACGCGACGGAAAGACACAACCATTCTTCGGAGGCGTTCTGGGAATTCTCGGCCATGGCAATGTCGGTGGTTTGGGGCAGGCCTTACTCGAAGAGAAAGAACGTATCCCCTTCATCCAAGGCCGCAACGAACAGGGCATGGCCCATATCGCCGTCGGTTACGCAAGAATGAAGAACCGCCTTGGCTGCATGGCCGTGACCACCTCCATCGGGCCAGGTGCCGCGAATCTCGTGACCGCGGCCGGAACCGCAACCGTCAACCATCTGCCACTGTTGCTGCTCCCCAGCGATTCCTTCGCGACCCGTCGCAGCGGCTCGGTGCTGCAGCAAATCGAAAACGTGCAATCCTATGACATCACGACCAATGACACCCTGAGGCCGATCAGCAGGTACTGGGATCGGATCAACCGTCCGGAGCAGCTGCCCATCGCGTTGATGACCGCAATGGCCACGCTGATCGACCCGGCGAGAACCGGTGCCGTCACCCTTGCCCTTCCCCAGGACGTGCAGGGTGAGGCCTACGATTACCCGACCTCGTTCTTCCGTGAAAGGGTATGGCGCATTCCGCGCACACGTGCCGATGAGGATTCATTGAAGGAAGCCGCGGAAATCATCCGCAATTCCAAGCGACCGCTGATCATCGCCGGTGGCGGAACCGTCTATTCCGACGCGTGCAAAGAGCTCACCACTTTCATCGAGCACACCGGCATCCCAGTCAGCTCCACGCAGGCGGCCAAGGGAGCCGTGGCATATGAGCACGAACTCAACGTCGGGCCGATGGGCTCGATCGGACTGCGGTTCGCCAACGGGCTGGCACACGACGCCGATGTCATCATCGGTATCGGCACCCGCTACACCGACTTCACCTCGGCTTCGAACACGATGTTCCAGAATCCGGATGTCAAATTCGTCAACCTCAACGTGGCGGCATTCGACGTCTACAAGGAAGCGGCAACCCCGGTGCTCGGAGACGCACGGGAATCCATCACGGCACTGGACAAGGCGCTTGAGGGCTGGCGCGTACCGGAGGACTACTACCGCGAGGTCGTCAAAACTGCCAACGAAACCAGAGCCGAAATCGACCACCAGATCCAGCATGTCGATGGCGTCGAGGCCTTGGGGCAAAAAGAGGTCATCGGTATCGTCAACGAGTTCGCTGGGCCGCAGGACGTGGTGGTCAATGCGGCAGGTTCGATGCCAGGCGATCTGCACAAGCTCTGGAAGCCGGGTTCACCGCTCGGCTATTCGGTGGAATACGGCTACTCCTGCATGGGCTACGAGATTCCGGCAAGCCTGGGCATGAAAATCGCCGATCCAAGCCGCGAGATCTTCACCTTCATCGGCGACGGCTCGTTCCTCATGTACCATCAGGACGTACTGACCGCTATCCAGGAGCACAAGAAGATCATTCTCATCGTCGTCGACAACAATGGTTTCGGCTCGATCGATTCTCTGTCCCATCAGATCGGCTCGCAGGGCTTTGAGACGAAATTCTGTGTGAAGGGCGCCGACGGACTTGAGGACCACAACAAGCCGCTCCAGATCGACTTCGCCAAGATCCTTGAAGGCTATGGCGTTACGGCGTATACGGCCAAGAACGCCGACGAGCTGCGCGAGGACCTGAAGAAAGCCGTCGACTCCGATGAGATCACTGCCGTGTGTGTCAAGGTGGATGAGGTGATGCGCGACAATTCCGCCGATGCCTGGTGGGACGTCGAAACCCCGGAAGTGGCACACCTCGAGTCCTCACAGAAAGCGAACGAGCAGTATCTGGAAACCAGGGACACCAAGCAGAAGCTGTATCTCTAA